A window of the Lates calcarifer isolate ASB-BC8 unplaced genomic scaffold, TLL_Latcal_v3 scaffold_8_19, whole genome shotgun sequence genome harbors these coding sequences:
- the LOC108884614 gene encoding sulfotransferase 2B1 isoform X2, protein MQEIVPLVMSGGDPASVETLPNWDRVPWLEEHRACVLNLEERPSPRMFSTHFHYNMMPPGFFKVKPKVIYVMRNPKDVFTSSFHYYGITSFLVKPGSQSEFLHKFLDGKVMFGSWFDHVKSWLNAEDKQHIMYICYEEMIMDLKDSVARIAQFLEKPLDAEVVEKIADRCLFKNMKQNNMSNYSMVPCEFIDQTKSEFLRKGIAGDWKNQLSEAEVEHFDAVYKDKMKDVKYKFVWD, encoded by the exons ATGCAGGAGATTGTCCCTTTGGTCATGAGTGGAGGAGATCCGGCCTCCGTTGAGACCCTTCCTAACTGGGACCGTGTTCCCTGGCTGGAGGAGCATCGGGCCTGCGTCCTTAATCTGGAAGAAAGGCCGTCTCCTCGCATGTTTTCTACTCACTTTCACTACAACATGATGCCTCCAGGCTTCTTCAAAGTAAAGCCAAAG GTCATCTATGTCATGAGGAATCCCAAAGATGTGTTTACATCTTCCTTTCATTATTATGGGATAACCTCCTTCCTGGTGAAGCCAGGCTCACAGAGCGAGTTCCTCCACAAGTTCCTTGATGGAAAAG TTATGTTTGGTTCATGGTTCGATCATGTAAAGAGCTGGCTGAATGCTGAAGATAAACAACACATCATGTACATCTGCTACGAAGAGATGATCATG GACCTGAAGGACTCTGTGGCCAGAATCGCTCAGTTCTTGGAGAAACCTCTGGATGCTGAGGTTGTAGAGAAGATAGCAGACCGATGTTTGTTCAAGAACATGAAGCAGAACAACATGTCAAACTACTCTATGGTTCCATGCGAATTCATTGACCAGACAAAATCTGAGTTTCTCAGGAAAG GAATCGCTGGAGACTGGAAAAACCAACTGTCTGAGGCAGAAGTGGAGCACTTTGATGCAgtttacaaagacaaaatgaaagatgTCAAATATAAATTTGTTTGGGATTGA
- the LOC108884614 gene encoding sulfotransferase 2B1 isoform X1 — protein sequence MTEAELYTLYKGVYLPSHLHPPQSLKYYEDFTFRPDDVIIVTYPKSGTTWMQEIVPLVMSGGDPASVETLPNWDRVPWLEEHRACVLNLEERPSPRMFSTHFHYNMMPPGFFKVKPKVIYVMRNPKDVFTSSFHYYGITSFLVKPGSQSEFLHKFLDGKVMFGSWFDHVKSWLNAEDKQHIMYICYEEMIMDLKDSVARIAQFLEKPLDAEVVEKIADRCLFKNMKQNNMSNYSMVPCEFIDQTKSEFLRKGIAGDWKNQLSEAEVEHFDAVYKDKMKDVKYKFVWD from the exons ATGACTGAGGCTGAGTTGTACACACTCTACAAAGGAGTTTATCTGCCTTCACACCTGCATCCTCCACAGAGCCTGAAATACTACGAAGACTTTACCTTTCGCCCGGACGATGTTATTATTGTAACGTATCCCAAGTCGG GTACGACCTGGATGCAGGAGATTGTCCCTTTGGTCATGAGTGGAGGAGATCCGGCCTCCGTTGAGACCCTTCCTAACTGGGACCGTGTTCCCTGGCTGGAGGAGCATCGGGCCTGCGTCCTTAATCTGGAAGAAAGGCCGTCTCCTCGCATGTTTTCTACTCACTTTCACTACAACATGATGCCTCCAGGCTTCTTCAAAGTAAAGCCAAAG GTCATCTATGTCATGAGGAATCCCAAAGATGTGTTTACATCTTCCTTTCATTATTATGGGATAACCTCCTTCCTGGTGAAGCCAGGCTCACAGAGCGAGTTCCTCCACAAGTTCCTTGATGGAAAAG TTATGTTTGGTTCATGGTTCGATCATGTAAAGAGCTGGCTGAATGCTGAAGATAAACAACACATCATGTACATCTGCTACGAAGAGATGATCATG GACCTGAAGGACTCTGTGGCCAGAATCGCTCAGTTCTTGGAGAAACCTCTGGATGCTGAGGTTGTAGAGAAGATAGCAGACCGATGTTTGTTCAAGAACATGAAGCAGAACAACATGTCAAACTACTCTATGGTTCCATGCGAATTCATTGACCAGACAAAATCTGAGTTTCTCAGGAAAG GAATCGCTGGAGACTGGAAAAACCAACTGTCTGAGGCAGAAGTGGAGCACTTTGATGCAgtttacaaagacaaaatgaaagatgTCAAATATAAATTTGTTTGGGATTGA